The Planifilum fimeticola nucleotide sequence GGCCCTACATTCAAGCGGGCATCGATGTTCTGGGCCACGGACTGACCGGCATCGGCGCCATCGGTGCCGCCATCTACGGGTTCCTGAACCGTTTGCTCATCCCGCTGGGGCTTCACCACGTCATCAATTCGTACATCTGGTTCGTCTTCGGCGAGTATGAAGGAAAGACCGGGGATCTGCACCGATTCTTCGCGGGCGACCCGACCGCCGGCGGATTCATGGCGGGCTTCTTCCCCATCTTCATGTTCGGTCTGCCTGCGGCCGCCCTGGCCATGACACTGGCGGCCAAAAAGGAAAGGCGTCCCGCCGTTGCCGGCTTCATGCTGAGTGCGGCGCTCACCGCCTTCCTGACGGGAATCACCGAGCCCCTGGAATATGCCTTCATGTTCCTGGCGCCGGTGCTCTACGTCCTGCACGCCCTGTTGACGGCGATCAGCCTGGCTGTGGTCTATGCCCTTGATATCCGGCACGGATTCTTCTTCTCCGCGGGCGCCATCGACTACTTCCTCAACATGGGGCTGGCGGAGAGGGGATGGTGGCTGATCCCCATCGGAGCCGCGTTCTTCGCCCTTTACTTCCTCGTGTTCTACTTCAGCATCAAGGCCTTCAACATCCAAACCATGGGGCGCGAGTCGGAAGGGGAAGCCGCCCAAAGCGGAGGATTCAGCGTCTTTGACGAATATCAGCTCGCTTCGAAAGAAGAGGGCAAGGAGGAAGAAGAGGCGGAGGGCGATATGGCCGAACAGGCCCGTCAGTATCTCACCG carries:
- the nagE gene encoding N-acetylglucosamine-specific PTS transporter subunit IIBC; translation: MLGQLQRLGKSLMLPVAVLPAVGLLLRFGQPDLLDIPFIAATGSAVLDNLPILFAIGVAIGLAKENHGAAGLSGYIAYEIITKGAQAINEDINMSVLGGIIAGILAAWLYNRYHTVKLPDYLGFFGGRRFVPIVTAGAAIVLAFVFGYVWPYIQAGIDVLGHGLTGIGAIGAAIYGFLNRLLIPLGLHHVINSYIWFVFGEYEGKTGDLHRFFAGDPTAGGFMAGFFPIFMFGLPAAALAMTLAAKKERRPAVAGFMLSAALTAFLTGITEPLEYAFMFLAPVLYVLHALLTAISLAVVYALDIRHGFFFSAGAIDYFLNMGLAERGWWLIPIGAAFFALYFLVFYFSIKAFNIQTMGRESEGEAAQSGGFSVFDEYQLASKEEGKEEEEAEGDMAEQARQYLTAMGGKENILEVEGCITRLRLRVKDASLLDEEELKRLGAAGVMKLDDQHAQVVVGTIADMLAEAIRHQLKK